One Bombus fervidus isolate BK054 chromosome 7, iyBomFerv1, whole genome shotgun sequence genomic region harbors:
- the LOC141445796 gene encoding small ribosomal subunit protein uS3-like, which yields MDSRSISKKRKFVGDGVFKAELNEFLTRELSEDGYSGVEVRVTPHRTEIILLATHTQSVLGEKGRRIRELTSVVQKRFNFKEAQNIELYAEKVATRGLCAIAQAESLRFKLIGGLAVRRLV from the exons ATGGACAGCCGTTCTatctcgaagaaaagaaag TTTGTCGGAGACGGAGTCTTCAAAGCCgaattaaacgagtttttaacTCGAGAACTTTCGGAGGACGGGTATTCAGGGGTAGAGGTACGTGTTACCCCTCATCGTACAGAGATCATATTGCTGGCGACGCACACGCAGAGCGTTCTCGGAGAAAAGGGTAGGAGAATCAGAGAGTTAACCTCTGTGGTTCAAaaacgatttaatttcaaagaggCTCAAAACATCGAGTTGTATGCTGAGAAAGTTGCAACTCGTGGTCTCTGCGCTATAGCGCAAGCAGAATCCCTCCGATTCAAGTTAATTGGAGGTTTAGCTGTACGAAGGTtagtttaa